From the genome of Planctomycetota bacterium:
GCGTCGGGGCAAGCCATCAAACCGGCTGGACCGGCTTGATCGCCTCGCTGCTCACCCTCAATCCGCGCGCCGCCGAGCCTGAGGTAGATGTTCGCACTTCGCGTCCGCCGGTCGAAGCGCCCGCCGCTTCGATCGTCTGATCCCCTCACTCATACTCTTCTGGAGCTTTCCATGACTACCGCCACCGCCCAAGCCGTCACCAGCAGCGCACAGGTCCGCGACCTGATGCCCGACCAACTCCCCGACATCCACATGCCCCAGTGCGAAGCGCGCAAGGTCCTGCGCGGGCAGAAGGCCATCGTGACCGGCGCCAACAGCGGCATCGGCAAGGCGATCGCTATCGCATTGGGCCACGCCGGTGCGGATGTGATGATCAACTACGTGCTGGGGGAAGGCGAAGCCAATCGCGTGGCGGAGATGGCGCTGTGCGGCTGCAAACACGAACCCAATCGCACGCTCATCCATCAAGCCGACGTATCCGACGAAGCGCAGGTCCGCTGCATGTTCGAACATGCCATCGACGCATTCGGCACCGTCGACATCCTCGTCAACAACGCCGGTCTTCAGCAGGACGCGGCGCTGGAGGAGATGACGCTCGCGCAATGGAATAAGGTTATGGGCGTGAACCTCACGGGACAGTTCCTCTGCGCCCGCGAAGCCGTGCGCGAGTTCAAGCGACGCGGCATCCGTCCGGACGTATCCTGCGCTGCGGGGAAGATCATATGCGTCTCGAGCGTACATGATGTGATCCCGTGGGCGGGGCACGTCAATTACGCGGCGAGCAAGGGTGGGGTCATGCTCATGATGAAGAGCATCGCGCAGGAAGTCGCGCCGTACCGCATCCGTGTCAACAGCATCTGCCCAGGTGCTGTTCGTACGCCCATCAACCGTGATGCCTGGGAGACGCCCGCTGCGTACAACAGTCTGCTCAAGCTCATCCCGTACAAGCGCATCGGCGAGCCCGACGATATCGGCCGCGCCGCCGTCTGGCTTGCCAGCGACGAAGCCGACTACATCACCGGCACGAACCTCTACATTGACGGCGGCATGACGCTCTACCCCGGCTTTGAAGCGGGCGGTTGATCGATGCGGCGCTCAATGATCGCCGACCGGCCGTACAGACGAGTCATCTTGCTGGTGACGCCGAATACATCGAGGATCTCGAAGCGTCCTGGGGAAACAAGGCGTCGGGCGGTGGCGAAGTTGCGTCGACGTTTGACGATGTCAGGCCGACGCTGCTCTGCGGCGATCAGCGATTGTTTTTAAGCGACTGGTTCATCTTCAGTAGCGCATGGCATACCGTCGGCTCGGATATCCCTGCGGCTCGGGTTCGCAGTCGAGATTGTAGACGAAGGAGGACTAGCAGTTCTTATATTTCGGCTCTGTCGCCAAACCCGGTCGGCTGAGTCGAATTTCCAGATTTTGGACTTCGCCATTGGTTGGTTAATGTCTACGGAGTTGTACGGATTGCGGAGCTTCTACGGAGACAGATTGCGTTAAAATGCGACGAATTGCGACGAATTGCGAAACGCGCTACTTCGCAGTAAACTCATTCTTCAGCTGCTCCTGGGTTGATTCAGCGTGGTTTTGTCAAGGTCGATCACACCCGTGAGGTCGAGGGTTCGAGTCCCCCATCGCCCAATTTTCCCTCCCCCCTTTGAAATTCGAGCGGTGCATGACCGGGCGTCTGCGGTGGCGGACGGTCAGCGATGGTACAATGGGGCCGTCGGCGAACGTCGGCGAGCCCGCCGCTTGTGATGCTCGCTGTGGCATTTTCCGTCGCTGCGTGTGCGGCTGCGACAAAGTCGAGTTTCACCATGTGTTCGCGTCTGTGGTTTGGGATGCTTCTGGCCTGGCTCGTGGTCTCAGCCGGCTGTACGAGCGTGGTCGTGAGCGATCGGCCGGGGGTGGGTTCCGACAAGTCCATGTTCGCCTGGCTTGTCGCCCAAGCCGACGCGCGGGCGCGTCAGCCGTATGTCGCGCCGGACGAGACGCTCCCGCCCAAACTCGAAAAGCTCGACTACGACAGCTATCGCAAGATTCTCTATCAATGGAACAAGACCCTCTGGGCGGACAGTGCCGAGCCGTACAAGCTTCAGTTTTTTCATCGCGGGTTTCTGCATCGTCAGCGCATCGCGGTGAATCTCATCACCGATGCCGCCGTCGAGCCGCTGACGTTCTCGCCCGCGCTGTTCGAGTACATGCCCGAGATTCGCGCGGCGCTCGAGCCCGACACGCTGCCGACCGATCTCGGTTTCGCCGGCATCAAGGTGCTCTACCCCCTCAACGAGCCGGGCAAGCTTGATGAACTGATCACCTTCCTCGACGCCAGTTATTTCCGAGCCCTGGCCAAAGGGCAGTTCTACGGCATCTCCGCCCGCGGCGTCGCCATCGACACCGTCACCGATCATCCCGAAGAATTCCCCTGCTTCCGGTCGTACTGGATCCGCAAGCCCGTCGCCGGCGATGATCACATCGCGATCTTCGCGCTCCTCGACGGCCCGAGCGTCAGCGGGGCCTACCAGTTCGTCCTCCGCCCCGGCTCCACCACCACGCTCGACATTCACGCCCATCTCGTCTTCCGCCGCGACATCGCCAAGCTGGGCCTGGCGCCGCTGACAAGCATGTTCCTCAATGGCGAATCGCACCCCGGACAGTTCGACGCCCATCGCCCGGAGCTTCACGATTCGGATACGCTGCTTGTCGCGATGCCCGATGGCCAATGGCTCAATCGCCCGCTGACGAACCCTGACAAAGTGACGATCACCGACCTGCCCGCCGATCACCCGCTTGGCTTCGGCCTCATGCAGCTCGATCGCCGGTTCGCTCATTACAACGACCCCGAAGCGCACTATGATCTTCGCCCCAGCTACTGGGTTGAGCCGCTCGGCGACTGGGGCAAGGGCGACATTCAACTCGTCGAGTTGCCGACGAAAAACGAATTCGCCGACAATGTCGTGGCGTTCTGGAAGCCGCGACAAGCGATCCGGGCCGGCGACGTGCGCGACCTGCAATATCGGCTCCATGTGACCAGCGCCGACCCGCAATCGTCGGGTCAAGGCCTATGGCGGAGACCTTAACCACGCACTTACCCCCACCGGGATTCCCGGAGCAATCAATGCATGTGACGTCTGACACGAATCTGCAGGAGCGGATGGCTCTGTATTTTCACGCCCTGGGCCGCACCGAGCACCAGTCGCGCAAGCTCGCCGCGCAGCTTCTGACGCGGCTGGGTTCCGAGCCGAGCGAACCGGATGCGCGCGTCGCCGCCGCGATGGATCTGGTTATGGCCGAAGCGCAGCGACTGCGTCCGACCGGCATGTTGCTGCCTGCGCCGATCGCGCCGCCGCCGTCGCCCGGGGCCATGCCGCGCCAGTTCCTCGGCCGCACGCCTGTCGTGCTCCGCGCCGGCTTCTGGCGCCGCCTGTTCACGCGGATTCGCAGAAAGTGGCTCGACACATGAATCGCTTCGTCCTTCAGTCCATCGCCCGATTCCGCACAGAGACCGCCCGCTACGGGCGATGGTTCTCCGTGCGCTGGGTCGTCTGGGCCGCCGCCGTCTTGACGACGATCTTCGGCGCCACGGTGTTCGTGCATCTGATGACCGCGGACGGGAACTTCGGCGTGCTCGACCTGCCGCTGGTCATCCTCTTTATCGTCCTTTTCGGATGGATCAGCTTCGGGTTCTGGATGGCGACGTCGGGGTTCGTGTACTGCCTGGCCTTCGGTCGTCGGCCGCATGTGTCCGCGCTCGATCCGACCGCCGACAAGCTTCCGCTGACCGCCGTGGTGATGCCCATCTACAACGAAGACCCGCATCGCGTGATGGCGGGGCTTCGGTCGATGTACGAATCGCTCGCCCGCGCCTCTCACGCCGATCGCTTTCACTGGTTCATCGTCTCCGACACGACCAACCCGCGCGTCGCCGTGCGGGAGGAGATGGCGTGGGCCCGGCTTGTCGAGAAACTCGGGCGTCCGACGAATGTGTTCTATCGGCGCCGTCCGCGCAACATCGGGCGAAAGAGCGGGAATCTTCGCGATTTCTGCGAGCGGTGGGGGCGGGCGTATGTGTACATGATCGTGCTCGACGCCGACTCGCTGATGATCGGGCCGACGCTGGTGCAGATGGTGCAGCGGATGGAGCAGTCGCCGGATGTGGGCATCCTTCAGGTTCCGCCGACGACGGTGTGTCGCAACACCTTCTTCGCCCGCCTTCAGCAGTTCTCCGCCGCGTCGTACGGCGAGCTGTTCGCCACGGGCCTCGCCCTCGTCACCGGACTCGACGGCAACTACTTCGGACACAACGCCGTCCTGCGCATGCGTCCGTTCATGAACTACTGCGGCCTGCCGCGCCTGCCGGGCAAACCGCCGCTCGGCGGTGAAATCTTCAGCCACGACTTCGTCGAAGCCGCCATGATCCGCCGCGCCGGATGGCGCGTCGTCATCGCCCACGACCTCGACGGCTCCTACGAGGAATCGCCCACCACCATCGTCGACTACTCCAAGCGCGATCAGCGCTGGTGTCAGGGCAATCTTCAGCACGCCCGCCTCGTCCTCCGCAGCGGGCTGCATCCCTCCAGCCGCATGCACATGCTCATCGGCATCATGTCGTATGTCTCCTCGTCGCTGTGGCTCCTGATGCTGGTGCTGGGCATGGCAACGGTCGCGCACTGGCCATCGTCGCCCGGCGGCGAAAGCGGCCAGAGCTTCGTGCAAATGGTCGAAGGCGTCGGGCTTTTCGCGTTCACGATGGCGCTCCTGCTGGTGCCCAAATTCTGGGGCTACGTGCTTGTCCGCAATCGCCCGCTGCGCATGCTCCTGCAGCGCGGCGACGACGCGGTGCTGTTGAGTCTGATGCTCGAGACGCTCATGTCGTTTTTGCTCGCGCCGATCTTCATGGTGTATCACGTCACGTTCGTCTTCTCGGCGCTGACGGGGCACATGGTGCAGTGGTCGGCCCAGCAGCGCGGCGAGCGGCGCTCCGGCTGGCGCGACTCGGCCCGGGCGTGCCGTTGGCACACGATCGCCGGGATTTCGCTGGCCGTCATCGCCTACGCCCTGACGCCGTCGCTGTTCTGGTGGCTCGCCCCGATCTGGGGGCCGCTCATGGTGTCGATCCCGGTCACGCATGCGCTGGACAGCGTGAAGGTCGGCGAATGGCTCGCCCGGCGCGGCCTGCTGGTGATCCCCGAGGAGACCGCGCCGCCGCCGCTCATCACCCGGCTTCTTCGCTACATGCAGGAACGCAACCCCGCCGCCGACGCCGGCGGCGACCCGGTCCGCCGCGTCATCGTCGATCCGTCATGGCACGCCCGGCACATGGCGATCCTCGACGGCACGCACATGCCCGATCCGCCGATCGAGGATCTGCGTCCGACGATCGATCAGTTGATGCGCGACCCGTCGCATCAGCCGACGGATGACCAGTGGCGCACGCTGCTATTGAGCCGCGCCGCGATGCGCGAACTGCATCGCGGTGTCTGGCGCCATTGGCCCGACGAAGAGCTTCGTGAAGCGATGACGCCCGCGGTGATGCACTGACGCGACTACCCGAGAATGGGTTGGATCACGTGCGCTTCCTCCACGCCGGTCAGGCGGAAGTCCAAGCCCTGGAATTTGTAGGTGAAGCGATCGCTTTCGATGCCGAGCATGTGGAGGATCGTCGCGTGCAGGTCACGAATATGGGTGCGGTTCTGCACGGCGTTGTAGCCGAAGTCGTCGGTTTCGCCATAGCTGACGCCGCCCGTCACGCCGCCGCCGGCGAGCCACATGGAGTAGCCCTTGATATGGTGGTCGCGGCCGTCGCCCTGGGCCATCGGCGTGCGTCCGAACTCGCCGCCCCAGAGGATGAGCGTGTCGTCGAGCATGCCTCGCTGTTTCAGATCATTGACCAGCGCCGCGGTGCCTTGATCGACCAGCGACGCCGTTCGCGCCACGCCCGCCTTCACCCCGCCGTGATGGTCCCATCCGCGATGATAAAGCTGGATGAATCGCACGCCGCGCTCGGCGAGCCGGCGCGCCAGCAGGCAGTTGCTGGCGAAGGACCCGTCGCCGGGCTTGCAGCCGTACATCTCGACGATGTGCTTGGGTTCGCCGGACATATCGGTCAGCTCGGGCACCGACGCCTGCATGCGGAACGCCATTTCATAGCCGGTGATGCGCGTGGCGATTTCCGGATCGTCCAGTTCGCTGTTGCGCATGCGGTTGATCTTCGCCACCGCGTCGATGATGTCGCGCTGCTGCGGGCGGCCGACGCCGTCGGGATTCTTCACGTAATGCACCGGGTTCCCGGTCGAGTGCATCTGCACGCCCTGAAACCGGCTGGGCAGAAATCCGCTGTGCCATTGGCGCGAGCTGATCGGCTGCGCCTGTCCGCCGCCTTCGCTGGTGAGCACGATGAACCCGGGCAGGTCCTGCGTATCGGCGCCGAGGCCGTAAAGCACCCATGATCCCATCGAAGGCCGTCCGCTGATGGCGGTGCCGGTGTTGAAAAACGTATGCGCCGGGTCGTGATTGATCTGCTCGGTGTACATCGACTTGATGACGCACATTTCGTCGGCGATGCCCTGCATGTGCTTGAACACATCGGTCATCATCAGCCCGCTCCGGCCGCACTTGACGAACTTGTGCTGCGGGCCCAGCACACGCAACGCCTGGCCCTGAAGCTGCGCGATGGGCTGGCCCTTGGTGAGCGAATCGGGCATGGGTTTGCCGTTGTACTCGGCGAGCGTCGGTTTGTAATCGAAGGTTTCCAGATGGCTCGGGCCGCCGGCCATGCACAGATGGATCACCCGCTTGACGCGCGGCAACAGATGCGGCGGATTGATCACGCCGCGCCACGGCCCGCCTTCCGACGGCTCCGCCACGCGCGCCGCCCGCGCCAGCGATGGGTTCATCAACGACGCCAGCGCGATCGAGCCGATGCCGCTGCGGCGAAGAAAAGTCCGACGGGTCTGCTCGATGGAATCATGCATCGGGTTCATGGTTCAGTACCGTGTGATGGTTTCGTTGAGATTCAGCACGACACGCGCGACGCTGGTCCATGCGGCCAGCTCGACCGGATCGAGCGCCGCATCCGCCGGCGCGTCCCCCGCGGCGATCAACTGCTTCGCCTCCGAGGTGTGCTCGCGGTAAAACGCCAGATGATTCTCATACACGCCGCGGAGCACCTCGGTGATTTCATTGCCCGGCGGGCGCGACAGCGCATGGCGATAGCCCCATGCCAGTCGCGACTCGGTCGTCGCG
Proteins encoded in this window:
- a CDS encoding glucose 1-dehydrogenase — protein: MPQCEARKVLRGQKAIVTGANSGIGKAIAIALGHAGADVMINYVLGEGEANRVAEMALCGCKHEPNRTLIHQADVSDEAQVRCMFEHAIDAFGTVDILVNNAGLQQDAALEEMTLAQWNKVMGVNLTGQFLCAREAVREFKRRGIRPDVSCAAGKIICVSSVHDVIPWAGHVNYAASKGGVMLMMKSIAQEVAPYRIRVNSICPGAVRTPINRDAWETPAAYNSLLKLIPYKRIGEPDDIGRAAVWLASDEADYITGTNLYIDGGMTLYPGFEAGG
- a CDS encoding glucan biosynthesis protein D, translated to MVQWGRRRTSASPPLVMLAVAFSVAACAAATKSSFTMCSRLWFGMLLAWLVVSAGCTSVVVSDRPGVGSDKSMFAWLVAQADARARQPYVAPDETLPPKLEKLDYDSYRKILYQWNKTLWADSAEPYKLQFFHRGFLHRQRIAVNLITDAAVEPLTFSPALFEYMPEIRAALEPDTLPTDLGFAGIKVLYPLNEPGKLDELITFLDASYFRALAKGQFYGISARGVAIDTVTDHPEEFPCFRSYWIRKPVAGDDHIAIFALLDGPSVSGAYQFVLRPGSTTTLDIHAHLVFRRDIAKLGLAPLTSMFLNGESHPGQFDAHRPELHDSDTLLVAMPDGQWLNRPLTNPDKVTITDLPADHPLGFGLMQLDRRFAHYNDPEAHYDLRPSYWVEPLGDWGKGDIQLVELPTKNEFADNVVAFWKPRQAIRAGDVRDLQYRLHVTSADPQSSGQGLWRRP
- the mdoH gene encoding glucans biosynthesis glucosyltransferase MdoH, whose amino-acid sequence is MNRFVLQSIARFRTETARYGRWFSVRWVVWAAAVLTTIFGATVFVHLMTADGNFGVLDLPLVILFIVLFGWISFGFWMATSGFVYCLAFGRRPHVSALDPTADKLPLTAVVMPIYNEDPHRVMAGLRSMYESLARASHADRFHWFIVSDTTNPRVAVREEMAWARLVEKLGRPTNVFYRRRPRNIGRKSGNLRDFCERWGRAYVYMIVLDADSLMIGPTLVQMVQRMEQSPDVGILQVPPTTVCRNTFFARLQQFSAASYGELFATGLALVTGLDGNYFGHNAVLRMRPFMNYCGLPRLPGKPPLGGEIFSHDFVEAAMIRRAGWRVVIAHDLDGSYEESPTTIVDYSKRDQRWCQGNLQHARLVLRSGLHPSSRMHMLIGIMSYVSSSLWLLMLVLGMATVAHWPSSPGGESGQSFVQMVEGVGLFAFTMALLLVPKFWGYVLVRNRPLRMLLQRGDDAVLLSLMLETLMSFLLAPIFMVYHVTFVFSALTGHMVQWSAQQRGERRSGWRDSARACRWHTIAGISLAVIAYALTPSLFWWLAPIWGPLMVSIPVTHALDSVKVGEWLARRGLLVIPEETAPPPLITRLLRYMQERNPAADAGGDPVRRVIVDPSWHARHMAILDGTHMPDPPIEDLRPTIDQLMRDPSHQPTDDQWRTLLLSRAAMRELHRGVWRHWPDEELREAMTPAVMH
- a CDS encoding DUF1501 domain-containing protein — its product is MHDSIEQTRRTFLRRSGIGSIALASLMNPSLARAARVAEPSEGGPWRGVINPPHLLPRVKRVIHLCMAGGPSHLETFDYKPTLAEYNGKPMPDSLTKGQPIAQLQGQALRVLGPQHKFVKCGRSGLMMTDVFKHMQGIADEMCVIKSMYTEQINHDPAHTFFNTGTAISGRPSMGSWVLYGLGADTQDLPGFIVLTSEGGGQAQPISSRQWHSGFLPSRFQGVQMHSTGNPVHYVKNPDGVGRPQQRDIIDAVAKINRMRNSELDDPEIATRITGYEMAFRMQASVPELTDMSGEPKHIVEMYGCKPGDGSFASNCLLARRLAERGVRFIQLYHRGWDHHGGVKAGVARTASLVDQGTAALVNDLKQRGMLDDTLILWGGEFGRTPMAQGDGRDHHIKGYSMWLAGGGVTGGVSYGETDDFGYNAVQNRTHIRDLHATILHMLGIESDRFTYKFQGLDFRLTGVEEAHVIQPILG